The Microbacterium oleivorans genome contains the following window.
CGCGGCGAGCTCGCTCCCGCGCCACTCCCGCACCGTCGCCGCGACGAGGAGCGCCAGCTCGTCCGGAGCGATGAGGCCCGTGGACGGCACGCGCCGGCGAGCCCGGACGCTGCGGTCCAGTCCCACGGCCGCGACGGTGACGGCATCCACCTCGGGGTTCACGGCGACGGCGACGACGTCTGCGTGCGCGGTGATGACGGGGGAGGGGCGGCCGATGCGTCCCTCGGCGGCACCGGCGGTCTCGGTGACGAGGCCGAGACGGGTGAGTTCGGCCGTGAGGGCGCCGATGGTCGAGCGGTTGAGGCCGAGGTCGGCGGTGAGCGCGGCTCGAGAGAGCGGTCCGTCGCGGTGCACCGCGACGAGGGTGCGGGCCAGGTTGGCGCGCCGGACGAGTTCAGCGGTCCCGGGCGCGATGCTCACGTCGACAGCCTAGGAGAAACAGGTTTGTTGACGTACGAGACAAATAGTCATAACCTGAGCGGGCAGCAATCGACGCGAAGGAGCACGCATGCGCACCCCCACCCCGGCCGACAAGTTCACCTTCGGCCTCTGGACCATCGGCTACAACGGCAGCGACCCGTTCGGCGGACCCACGCGGCCCCCGCTCGACGTCGTGCACGCCGTGGAGAAGCTCGCCGAGCTGGGGGCGTCGGGACTCACCTTCCACGACGACGACCTGTTCGCCTTCGGCTCGAGCGATGCCGAGCGTCAGACGCAGATCGACCGGCTGACGGGCGCCCTCTCCGACACCGGCCTGACCGTCCCCATGGTCACCACCAACCTCTTCAGCGCGCCGGTCTTCAAGGACGGCGGGTTCACCTCGAACGACCGCGCGGTGCGCCGCTTCGCGATCCGCAAGGTGCTGCGCCAGATCGACCTCGGCGCCGAGCTCGGCGCGCAGACCTTCGTCATGTGGGGTGGCCGGGAGGGCGCCGAGTACGACTCCGCCAAGGATGTGCGTGCAGCGCTGGAGCGCTACCGCGAGGCCGTGAACTTCCTCGGGGACTACGTCGTCGAGAAGGGCTACGACCTGCGGTTCGCGATCGAGCCGAAGCCCAACGAGCCGCGCGGCGACATCCTGCTGCCCACCGTCGGTCACGCCCTGGCGTTCATCGAATCGCTCGAGCGTCCCGAGCTCGTCGGCGTGAACCCGGAGGTCGGACACGAGCAGATGGCGGGGCTGAACTTCACCGCCGGCATCGCCCAGGCGCTCTACCACGGCAAGCTCTTCCACATCGACCTCAACGGCCAGCGCGGCATCAAGTACGACCAGGACCTCGTGTTCGGCCACGGCGACCTGCACAACGCCTTCTCGCTGGTCGACCTGCTCGAGAACGGCGGACCGAACGGCGGCCCGGCCTACGACGGTCCGCGCCACTTCGACTACAAGCCCAGCCGCACCGAGGACGAGACCGGGGTGTGGGAGTCCGCCGCGGCGAACATGCGCACCTATCTGCTGCTCAAGGAGCGGGCCGCGGCGTTCCGAGCCGACCCCGAGGTGCAGGAGGCGCTCGAGGCCGCGCGTGTCGCCGAGTTGTCGCAGCCGACGTTCGGCGCCGGCGAGACCTACGACGAGTTCGTCGCCGATCGCAGCGCCTACGAGGACTTCGACACCGAGGCGTACCTCGGCGGCAAGGGATTCGGGTTCGTGCGGCTGCAGCAGCTCGCCACCGAGCACCTGCTCGGCGCCCGCTGACGCGGCATCCGCCGCCTGACCGCGAGACGTCGCTCGCGCCCCGAGACGCTGGGTCCACCCCGCGGTCTCGGGGCGCAGGCGGGGTTCCGCGGATGTCGTGAGAGAGAGGATGCCGGCATGGTGCTGGTCATGGGGGTCGATTCGTCGACGCAGGCGTGCAAGGTCGTGATCGTCGACGCCGGAACGGGGGCGGTCGTGCGCGAGGGGCGCGCGGCGCACCCGGCGGGGACCAGCGTCGACCCCGAGGCGTGGTGGACCGCGCTGCGTGCCGCCGTCGACGCCGCGGGAGGGATGGCGGACGTCGCGGCGTGGTCGATCGGCGGTCAGCAGCACGGCCTGGTCGCTCTCGACGAGCGGGGCGAGGTCGTGCGCGACGCGCTGCTGTGGAACGACACCCGATCGGCCGGAGCGGCGGCCGACCTCGTCGCCGAGTTCGGCGCCGAGCCGCTCGCCGCTCGCACGGGACTCGTGCCCGTCGCGTCGTTCACCATCAGCAAGCTGCGCTGGCTCCGTGACCACGAGCCCGAGAATGCGGCCCGCACGGCTGCGGTGGCGCTGCCCCACGACTGGCTGACGTGGCGCCTGCGGGGCTTCGGTCCCGGTGCCGGCGCGCGGCTCGACGAGCTCGTGACCGACCGCTCCGACGCATCGGGCACCGGCTACTGGAGCGCGGCGACGGGCGCCTACGACCGCGAACTGCTGGTCGCCGCCCTCGGGCACGACGCGGTGCTGCCGCGGGTGCTCGCCGCCGACGAGTGGGTGGTCGACGCCGACGGACGCCGCGTCGCCGCCGGCGCGGGCGACAACGCCGCATCCGCGCTCGGCGTCGGCGCCGGGCTCGGCGACGTCGTGGTGTCGATCGGCACCTCGGGG
Protein-coding sequences here:
- the xylA gene encoding xylose isomerase; protein product: MRTPTPADKFTFGLWTIGYNGSDPFGGPTRPPLDVVHAVEKLAELGASGLTFHDDDLFAFGSSDAERQTQIDRLTGALSDTGLTVPMVTTNLFSAPVFKDGGFTSNDRAVRRFAIRKVLRQIDLGAELGAQTFVMWGGREGAEYDSAKDVRAALERYREAVNFLGDYVVEKGYDLRFAIEPKPNEPRGDILLPTVGHALAFIESLERPELVGVNPEVGHEQMAGLNFTAGIAQALYHGKLFHIDLNGQRGIKYDQDLVFGHGDLHNAFSLVDLLENGGPNGGPAYDGPRHFDYKPSRTEDETGVWESAAANMRTYLLLKERAAAFRADPEVQEALEAARVAELSQPTFGAGETYDEFVADRSAYEDFDTEAYLGGKGFGFVRLQQLATEHLLGAR
- the xylB gene encoding xylulokinase, which translates into the protein MVLVMGVDSSTQACKVVIVDAGTGAVVREGRAAHPAGTSVDPEAWWTALRAAVDAAGGMADVAAWSIGGQQHGLVALDERGEVVRDALLWNDTRSAGAAADLVAEFGAEPLAARTGLVPVASFTISKLRWLRDHEPENAARTAAVALPHDWLTWRLRGFGPGAGARLDELVTDRSDASGTGYWSAATGAYDRELLVAALGHDAVLPRVLAADEWVVDADGRRVAAGAGDNAASALGVGAGLGDVVVSIGTSGTVFAVSGTPVADPTGIVAGFASADGHHLPLVCTLNAARVLDVTAALLGVDHDELSRLALTAAPGAGGLALVPYFEGERTPNLPDATATLTGMTLASTTRENLARAAVEGMLSGLGAGLDALRELGVPLRRVLLVGGAAQSDAVQRIAPSVFGLEVEVPAPGEYVALGAAQQALQVTTRP